In one window of Kitasatospora sp. MMS16-BH015 DNA:
- a CDS encoding L-threonylcarbamoyladenylate synthase produces the protein MATYFDVHPQSPQPRTISTVAASLRAGALIAYPTDSCFALGCRLDYHDGLERIRSIRRLDERHHFTLMCEDFAQLGQLVQIDNNVFRAIKAATPGSYTFILPATKEVPRRLLHPKKKTVGVRIPDHAVTRALLAELGEPLVSSTLLLPGEEEPMTQGWEIKERLDHVLDAVVDSGDCGTEPTTVVDFSNGEPEIVRYGAGDPARFE, from the coding sequence ATGGCAACGTACTTCGACGTGCACCCGCAGTCCCCGCAGCCGCGCACCATCAGCACCGTGGCCGCCAGCCTCCGCGCCGGGGCCCTCATCGCGTACCCGACCGACTCCTGCTTCGCGCTGGGCTGCCGGCTGGACTACCACGACGGGCTCGAGCGGATCCGGTCGATCCGGCGGCTGGACGAGCGGCACCACTTCACCCTGATGTGCGAGGACTTCGCCCAGCTCGGGCAGCTCGTCCAGATCGACAACAACGTCTTCCGGGCCATCAAGGCCGCGACGCCGGGCAGCTACACCTTCATCCTGCCCGCCACCAAGGAGGTGCCGCGCCGGCTGCTGCACCCCAAGAAGAAGACGGTGGGCGTCCGGATCCCCGACCACGCCGTGACCCGGGCACTGCTCGCCGAGCTCGGTGAGCCGCTGGTCTCCAGCACCCTGCTGCTCCCCGGCGAGGAGGAGCCGATGACCCAGGGCTGGGAGATCAAGGAGCGGCTCGACCACGTGCTGGACGCCGTGGTGGATTCGGGCGACTGCGGCACGGAGCCGACCACCGTGGTCGACTTCTCCAACGGCGAGCCGGAGATCGTCCGGTACGGGGCCGGCGACCCCGCGCGTTTCGAGTGA
- a CDS encoding DUF4232 domain-containing protein: protein MRVRPLAFAALAATAALSLTACQDDAKSAPQGAPAASTGATAFGGPAASGQASNNQPGSQSSNQSGNQTSKAPASSATGKPGTGKAAQCRTADLTITAADRTITGDATRTVVVELKNHSGKDCALTGYAGVDLKTSAGTLSAQRDGQPAVAAVVPSGKSTYFGISYPANTSGGSGVRITGLVVTPPDETHPVTLPWPGAGSLPVTEGGGSAVKIGPLGSAGQGGE, encoded by the coding sequence ATGCGCGTCCGCCCGCTCGCCTTCGCCGCCCTGGCCGCCACCGCCGCCCTCTCCCTGACCGCCTGCCAGGACGACGCGAAGAGCGCCCCGCAGGGCGCCCCGGCCGCCTCCACCGGCGCCACTGCCTTCGGCGGTCCGGCGGCGAGCGGCCAGGCATCGAACAACCAGCCGGGCAGCCAGTCGAGCAATCAGTCGGGTAATCAGACGTCGAAGGCGCCGGCCTCGTCCGCCACCGGCAAGCCCGGCACCGGGAAGGCGGCCCAGTGCCGGACGGCGGATCTGACGATCACCGCCGCCGACCGCACCATCACCGGCGACGCCACCCGCACCGTCGTGGTCGAGCTCAAGAACCACAGCGGCAAGGACTGCGCGCTCACCGGGTACGCGGGCGTCGACCTCAAGACCTCCGCCGGGACGCTCTCCGCGCAGCGGGACGGGCAGCCGGCGGTCGCGGCGGTCGTGCCGAGCGGCAAGTCGACGTACTTCGGCATCAGCTACCCGGCCAACACCTCGGGCGGTTCCGGGGTGCGGATCACCGGCCTGGTGGTGACGCCGCCGGACGAGACCCACCCCGTCACCCTGCCCTGGCCGGGCGCGGGTTCGCTGCCCGTCACGGAGGGCGGCGGCTCCGCGGTGAAGATCGGGCCGCTGGGCAGCGCCGGCCAGGGCGGCGAGTGA